Proteins from a single region of Rhinatrema bivittatum chromosome 13, aRhiBiv1.1, whole genome shotgun sequence:
- the LOC115075185 gene encoding actin-85C-like, whose amino-acid sequence MNCEVRCPLIMRNVGKLQPAVVLDNGSGLIKVGLSGDMKPRFTYSNIIGRPKTKCVMIGVTQKDFYIGDEAQAKRGILSIKYPVEHGIVTSWEDMELIWKHVYENDLRMRSSERPILVTEVPLNPLSNREKMTQLLFENFKVPAMYVAIQAVLALYASGRITGCVMDSGDGVSHTVPVFEGYCLPHAVLRLDLAGADLTDYLMRILTESGVSFVSTAEKEIVRDIKEKICYVAIDIETEIAKMPSEVEKEYKLPDGSLVKVQNQRFRCPEILFAPSCIGIEAPGIDKLCSNTIMKCDIDLRAMFYCNIVLSGGSSLFPGMSERLAKEMKKMLPACTSLKVFAPPERKISTWMGGSILSSLSAFQQMWVTAEEFNEVGPNIVHRKCF is encoded by the coding sequence ATGAACTGTGAAGTAAGATGTCCACTGATAATGCGCAATGTAGGAAAACTTCAGCCTGCTGTGGTTTTAGACAATGGTTCAGGTCTGATAAAGGTGGGACTCTCAGGGGACATGAAACCTCGATTCACATACTCCAACATCATAGGCCGTCCAAAAACCAAATGTGTCATGATAGGAGTCACTCAGAAGGATTTCTACATTGGAGATGAAGCCCAGGCCAAAAGAGGAATCCTGTCCATTAAGTACCCTGTGGAGCATGGGATAGTGACATCCTGGGAAGACATGGAACTGATCTGGAAGCATGTATACGAAAATGACCTGAGGATGAGATCTTCGGAGAGGCCAATACTGGTGACAGAGGTGCCCTTGAACCCTCTTTCTAATAGAGAAAAAATGACTCAGCTGCTCTTTGAGAACTTCAAGGTGCCTGCTATGTATGTGGCCATCCAAGCTGTATTGGCTTTGTATGCCTCTGGACGTATCACCGGCTGTGTGATGGACTCTGGTGACGGTGTATCCCATACTGTGCCTGTCTTTGAGGGCTACTGCCTACCCCATGCTGTTCTGCGACTGGACCTGGCAGGCGCAGATCTCACGGACTACCTCATGCGTATCCTGACCGAAAGCGGGGTCTCCTTTGTAAGCACAGCTGAGAAGGAAATTGTCAGGGACATCAAGGAGAAGATTTGCTATGTGGCTATAGACATTGAAACAGAGATAGCCAAGATGCCTAGTGAGGTAGAGAAAGAGTACAAACTTCCGGATGGGAGCCTGGTGAAAGTGCAAAACCAGAGGTTCCGTTGCCCAGAGATTCTATTTGCCCCCTCCTGTATCGGCATAGAAGCACCAGGCATTGACAAACTCTGCTCCAACACTATCATGAAGTGTGATATTGACCTCAGAGCTATGTTCTACTGCAACATAGTCCTATCTGGGGGGTCCAGCCTCTTCCCTGGCATGTCTGAGCGGCTtgccaaagaaatgaagaagaTGCTTCCTGCATGCACATCACTGAAAGTCTTTGCTCCCCCCGAGAGAAAAATATCCACCTGGATGGGGGGCTCCATTCTTTCTTCCCTTTCAGCCTTCCAACAAATGTGGGTCACTGCTGAAGAGTTCAATGAAGTTGGACCGAACATAGTGCACAGGAAATGCTTTTAA
- the LOC115074684 gene encoding membrane-spanning 4-domains subfamily A member 4A-like isoform X1 — protein MPGKVTSEIRRGCSKLTQTSHFLSRDFLTQEQAELTKSTRLPSRASCATATGRESKKYIFTWKNLRIEIRMSSTAGDHSGIVVITQVLPQPKLLAHEQADERAKTATAIPRPLEKFFRGEPKALGVTQILTGIIQILFGIILTAGVNERGFILPAIIFTGVPFWCGIMYIVSGSLSVAASRNPAIRLIRASLGMNIVSAVASGIAIIIYPCTTVLEYRSYYQCSLFSDSEACNKMYNVHTTEYIGSMYMLLVFTILEFCVSISTSAFACKAVCRTAYSEVNVVIYQNTAPSPAVTNLSSSPPTYEEAKSL, from the exons ATGCCAGGAAAAGTGACATCAGAGATCAGAAGGGGCTGCTCCAAACTTACACAAACAAGCCACTTCCTGAGCAGAGACTTTCTaacacaggaacaggctgagctTACCAAAAGCACGAGACTCCCATCCCGAGCCAGCTGTGCAACAGCAACTGGAAGAGAATCCAAGAAATACATTTTCACTTGGAAGAACTTGAGGATTGAG ATCCGGATGTCTTCAACAGCAGGAGACCATAGTGGCATTGTGGTTATCACTCAGGTCCTTCCACAGCCTAAACTGCTGGCACATGAACAGGCAGATGAAAGAGCCAAGACTGCTACCGCTATCCCTCGGCCCCTGGAGAAGTTTTTCAGAGGGGAGCCTAAGGCACTAGGG GTAACTCAGATCCTGACCGGGATTATACAGATCCTCTTTGGGATCATTCTGACTGCAGGAGTAAATGAAAGAGGTTTTATCCTTCCAGCAATTATATTCACTGGGGTTCCTTTCTGGTGTGGGATTATG TACATTGTGTCTGGATCTCTGTCTGTCGCAGCTTCCCGCAACCCTGCCATACGTCTG aTCCGGGCCAGCCTTGGTATGAACATTGTCAGTGCTGTGGCGTCAGGGATTGCCATCATCATATACCCCTGCACAACAGTCCTGGAGTATAGGTCATATTACCAGTGCAGCTTATTCAGCGACTCAGAAGCCTGCAACAAGATGTACAACGTCCAT ACGACTGAATATATCGGTAGCATGTACATGCTCTTGGTCTTCACGATCCTGGAGTTCTGTGTCTCCATCTCCACATCTGCCTTCGCCTGCAAAGCTGTCTGTCGTACTGCATATAGTGAAGTG